A stretch of Chloroflexota bacterium DNA encodes these proteins:
- a CDS encoding tyrosine-type recombinase/integrase, whose protein sequence is MATDVSLGRVVDGFVLTLRSEGKSPKTVEFHGGNLRRLAWYAGQMGWPEDIRQIDQWRVKEFLVYVAESRDRWGLRGNGAESSRPRASYNTTWHYYVTLRVFFGWAVREGFLEKSPVDGVKLKRPSPPVVEPYTPEQIQGLLKVCDWDFEHNARFLASRNRAIVLTLLDTGLRLGELVGIRLQDIDRDRGLIAVVGKGRKERVVRVGQVCQKALWRYLIQRGQASSSSLWLTEERRPLAARAVQDMVRRLRKRAGLGNVEGLVHKFRHTFALQFLRADRNTFNLQYLLGHSTLEMTRRYVQTLGMQDALEAHVNASPVDALGLKG, encoded by the coding sequence GTGGCGACAGACGTTAGTCTGGGTAGGGTAGTGGATGGTTTTGTCCTGACCTTGCGAAGCGAAGGCAAGTCCCCCAAGACCGTAGAGTTCCACGGAGGCAATCTGCGCCGCCTTGCTTGGTATGCTGGCCAGATGGGGTGGCCCGAGGACATTCGACAGATAGACCAGTGGCGAGTAAAGGAATTCCTCGTTTACGTGGCCGAGAGCCGAGACCGTTGGGGGCTTCGGGGCAACGGCGCTGAGAGCTCTCGTCCCCGAGCAAGCTACAATACGACATGGCACTACTACGTGACCCTGCGGGTCTTCTTCGGCTGGGCGGTCAGAGAAGGGTTCTTGGAGAAGTCCCCTGTGGACGGCGTGAAGTTAAAGCGGCCTAGCCCGCCAGTGGTAGAGCCATACACGCCAGAGCAAATCCAGGGCCTGCTCAAGGTGTGCGACTGGGACTTCGAGCATAACGCCCGTTTCCTCGCGTCCAGAAACAGAGCTATCGTCCTGACATTACTTGACACTGGACTCCGGTTGGGAGAGTTGGTGGGCATCCGGCTACAAGACATTGACCGGGATCGAGGCTTGATAGCGGTGGTGGGCAAGGGCCGGAAGGAGAGAGTGGTGAGAGTAGGGCAGGTGTGTCAGAAAGCGCTCTGGCGCTACCTCATACAGCGGGGGCAGGCTTCTTCGTCCTCGCTCTGGCTCACCGAAGAGAGACGTCCCCTTGCCGCCAGAGCGGTGCAGGACATGGTAAGGCGCCTACGCAAACGGGCGGGATTGGGCAACGTCGAGGGCTTGGTCCACAAGTTCCGACATACTTTCGCGCTGCAGTTCTTGAGAGCGGACCGAAACACTTTCAATCTCCAGTACCTTCTTGGTCATTCCACATTGGAGATGACCAGGCGCTACGTGCAGACCCTGGGCATGCAAGATGCACTGGAAGCCCACGTCAATGCCAGCCCTGTTGACGCCCTGGGGTTAAAGGGATGA
- a CDS encoding tyrosine-type recombinase/integrase: MQKEGGRRGGRPPTPSPAARIGIVAQCDNGQSPQGAKEGRDRCRKKVRGVGGGVSARAYLEPHEVKSLEDAATNLRDRLLVRLLFYQGCRVSEALGIAVDDVNLAGGTVTIQHLKTRMRLSCPQCETRLGMSHSFCPKCGSKVEKMVAEEWEHRRVRTLPVDAQTSDMLGDYIQRGGPVMKGERQLLFGIGRGQVWRVVSECARRAGLGDLLNPETGRRRGVSPHRLRDAFAVHAMKLDDSGDGLRLLQEHLGHVSFNTTARYRKVAGEEHREWYDKLWDKQAHENPAVNKRKRPWSCP, encoded by the coding sequence ATGCAGAAAGAAGGAGGTCGGCGGGGAGGCCGGCCACCCACCCCCTCCCCAGCCGCCAGAATAGGTATCGTGGCACAATGCGACAACGGCCAGTCTCCACAAGGCGCCAAGGAAGGCCGCGACAGATGCCGCAAGAAGGTTAGAGGCGTCGGGGGTGGAGTGAGCGCAAGAGCCTATCTGGAGCCCCACGAGGTGAAGTCTCTGGAGGATGCGGCCACCAACCTCCGGGACCGCCTGCTGGTCAGGCTGCTGTTCTACCAGGGATGTCGAGTCTCCGAAGCTCTGGGTATCGCGGTAGACGATGTTAACCTGGCCGGCGGCACAGTCACCATCCAGCATCTGAAGACACGTATGAGGCTCTCGTGTCCTCAGTGCGAAACGAGGCTTGGCATGAGCCACAGCTTCTGCCCCAAATGCGGGTCAAAGGTGGAGAAGATGGTCGCTGAGGAGTGGGAGCACCGCCGGGTGAGGACCCTGCCCGTAGACGCACAAACCTCGGACATGCTGGGGGACTACATCCAGCGAGGCGGCCCCGTCATGAAGGGTGAAAGGCAACTCCTCTTCGGCATCGGCCGTGGCCAGGTATGGCGCGTGGTCTCGGAGTGCGCCCGCCGGGCGGGGCTGGGCGACCTCCTCAACCCCGAGACCGGGAGGAGGAGAGGAGTGAGTCCCCATCGGTTGCGAGATGCCTTCGCCGTACATGCCATGAAGCTTGACGACTCGGGGGACGGTCTCAGGCTTCTACAAGAACACCTGGGTCACGTCAGCTTCAACACGACTGCCAGGTACAGGAAGGTAGCAGGCGAGGAGCACAGGGAGTGGTATGACAAGCTGTGGGACAAGCAGGCTCATGAAAACCCCGCGGTCAATAAGAGGAAACGGCCGTGGTCCTGCCCCTGA